TACTCTCAAAAGGACTACTGAAAAATCCGGGGGCATCATTTCAAGCCCCGAGCTACCCTGAATTTAAATTGACCACCATATAAATGATCAAACTGTCCGTCcacattttgcatttattatttagaATGCTGAACTTAGTCCAATTTTGGAGTATATCCGATGCTAGTCAGTTATTTAGCATTGATTATTTGAGATAATGTGCAAAATTGAAAACACATttgttatttcatatttattgcaGCCATGGCTCTAAAAGGACAAGAcgattatatttatcttttcaaggatTCAACACATCCAGTGGATTTTCTGGATGCATTCAGAACATTTTACTTGGATGGATTATTTACTGATATTACCCTTCAGTGTCCTTCAGGCATAATCTTCCATTGTCACCGAGCCGTTTTAGCTGCTTGCAGCAATTATTTTAAGGCAATGTTCACAGCtgacatgaaagaaaaatttaaaaataaaataaaactctctgGCATCCACCATGATATTCTGGAAGGCCTTGTAAATTATGCATACACTTCCCAAattgaaataactaaaagaaatgTTCAAAGCCTGCTTGAGGCAGCAGATCTGCTACAGTTCCTTTCAGTAAAGAAGGCTTGTGAGCGGTTTTTGGTAAGGCACTTGGATATTGATAATTGTATTGGAATGCACTCCTTTGCAGAATTTCATGTGTGTCCAGAACTCGAGAAGGAATCTCGAAGAATTCTGTGTTCAAAGTTTAAGGAAGTGTGGCAACAAGAAGAATTTCTGGAAATCAGCCTTGAAAAGTTTCTCTTTATCTTGTCCAGAAAGAATCTCAGTGTTTGGAAAGAAGAAGCTATCATAGAACCAGTTATTAAGTGGACTGCTCATGATGTAGAAAATCGAATTGAATGCCTATATAATCTACTGAGCTATATCAACATTGATATAGATCCAGTGTACTTAAAAACAGCCTTAGGCCTTCAAAGAAGCTGCCTGCTAACCGAAAATAAGATCCGCTCTCTAATATACAATGCCTTGAATCCCATGCATAAAGAGATTTCCCAGAGATCCACAGCCACAATGTATATAATTGGAGGCTATTACTGGCATCCTTTATCAGAGGTTCACATATGGGACCCTTTGACAAATGTTTGGATTCAGGGAGCAGAAATACCAGATTATACCAGGGAGAGCTATGGTGTTACGTGTTTAGGACCCAACATTTACGTAACTGGGGGCTACAGGACGGATAACATAGAAGCTCTTGACACAGTGTGGATCTATAACAGTGAAAGTGATGAATGGACAGAAGGTTTGCCAATGCTCAATGCCAGGTATTACCACTGTGCAGTCACCTTGGGTGGCTGTGTCTATGCTTTAGGTGGTTACAGAAAAGGGGCTCCAGCAGAGGAGGCTGAGTTCTATGATCCATTAAAAGAGAAATGGATTCCTATTGCAAACATGATTAAAGGTAAGTGGagattatgtttattttgtattttttagatgtTTGGGGCTAGGCCAGCAGTCTCACTTCTCTTGAATTTATCACTTTTGGATGCTATCTAGGAACTATAgtgaattatataaataatgctgcacagAATGTTCCAGATAAAAACAGGATAGCATAGTTCCCAACTTGTCTGAGAGTTATGAGAATTTATATTCAAGTCAAGGGCTAGATGAAGAGACAAATCTggacagtttttcattttttcgtGTTCTTAAAATTGCACCCTTTTAAATTCTGCTTTAAAATTCTGCTGTTCAACTTTTTTCCTCTCAAAATACGCTGATCagctttgaagaggtccttcattgAAACCTTGGAAGGTTTGGTCCCTACAGGATGTAACAAAGTACATTCTTCCGGGAACTAGAGACAACCTCTGCTTTTGCAATTCAGTCCTCTCTGAGAGGGGCAGACACCATACTCTCCCTCATGTGGCCCACAGAACCTGGCACACCCCTGGGGCTCGGTATCTGTCTGATaaacactattttcttttttttctttcttttttttttttttgagacggagtctcgctctgccgcccaggctggagtgcagtggccggatcttttTTTNNNNNNNNNNNNNNNNNNNNNNNNNNNNNNNttctcctgcctcagcctcccgagtagttgcgactacaggcgcccgccaccgcgcccggctatttttttgtattttttagtagacacggggtttcaccgtgttagccaggatggtctcgatctcctgacctcgtgatccgcccgtctcggcctcccaaagtgctgggattacaggcttgagccaccgcgcccggccgataaacactattttcttctgtgtttggcGATTTGTTAGCCTTGCTCTCCTTCTCTCCTACTGGAAGAAAAGTTGAACCGGAatcttatttcattgtatttattcattGGTGCTGAGGAGCTGTACAAAAACAACTGGTAGGTTGTTACCAAATTTGTATCATTTTGTCCCAAATGTTTCTTCCCaggcttttctgtttcttttttaatgctaGTGAGAGTGTGGGAATTTGACCTGGTCTGGAAATCTGACCTGGTGTGATCCTTGGATGACAGGCAGGAAGCTGAGAGGCAGAACAGTCTTGGGATCAGGCGTGCTGCCTCTGAAGCTAAACTGCCTGCATCCAGATCCCTGCTTTCCTCTTACTTGCTGATGAGCTCTGGCAAATTGTTTAATCACCCTGTGCCCCCGTTTTGTCATCTGTGTAATGGGGATGACAATATTACCTAGTCTCGGATCactgagaggattaaatgaatctATGCTTGTGAAGTGCCTAGAATAGTGTAAGCATGCTATACACAGAGTAAGCATGCTATAAATGTTAGGCATGATTGTCCTGAATGTCGGTATTGAAGGACATGTCAGCTCTGATAGAGCAGAAATTCATTTCATGTTAAGTCGTGACCACTCTCACACCAGGGTGGGAGAAGGTAGCGGAAAACCCGGTGCTGTTGCTCCCCTGGTTTTTGGCTTTGCCTGAGCCTCACCACTACTTGGCCATTCCAGGAGGGCTCTGAATGTCCTGACTTCTCTTCTGCAGAAGAAACAAGGAAAGTCCATATATTTAAGCAGCTATTGTAAACTAGCATACATTTCTGATTCTGTTTTTTAAGGATGATGTAACAGTTTCAGTGGTTTTGTGGTTCAgagtatatttctttctttttttttttttttttttttgagatggagtctcactctgtctcccaggctggagtgcagtgacgtgatcttggctcactgcaacctctgcctcccaagttcaagcaattctcctgcctcagcctcctgagtagctgggattacaggcatgtgccaccacacctagctaatttttgcatttttcgtggagacggggtttcaccatgttggccaggctggtcttgaactcctgacctcaagtgattccccaaccttggcctcccaaagtgctgggattacaagggtgggTTCAGCGTATATTTCTTTGAGAATGAAAGCTTATTGCtttactgaaattttttaaatttatatttagaacAGTGCTTGCTGAAAAAAAATATGCTGCGATGGTGTGTCTATTGTGAAAGAAAAGCCATATGTGTGCTTGCCTTAACCTTGAGTGGAGAGGGAGACCCTCATACCTCAAAGTCCTCCCTCACCTGCTAACTGGGTCTGAAATTCCAGTTTTATACTGTGAACTCAAAGCTTTGATTCTTGTTTATATCTAGTCATCCCAGGGAGAGGTAACACTTTGCCAGTTATGTGCAGTTTTGACTAATACTTGTTTTGGTGGGTGGACACATAcagaacttttttaaaacaatttttaaagttttatttttaatttttaaaaatagaaatgggggggtctcactatgttgcccaggctggtcttgaacccctggcctcaagtgattctcctaccttggcctcccaaagtgctgggattataggtgtgagcctccacacccagccataCTGAACTTTTAGATTCCCATTTTTCGGTAGAAaggatgacttttttttcagTTCGTTTTATTTTGTAGACTTGGAGTGAATTAGCAGCTTTCTCTGGTAATGAACTTAATTTGGGTAcagtcaaatttaaaatttatttccttttttggtcCTAGACCCAAATTAAGTTCACTAATGTACAGAGAGGAAATACATACTTGGCTGTTTAGGAACTcctaagtctttatttttttccattataacTGCTCTACTTATAAACCcacttttattttggaatagaAAGGTACAAGAAGATTGAACTGTATCCTGCAAAATAGTGCTAAGTAAAAGTTGGTGGAAAGACAAAACCAACATTTTCAACTAAAATGATCCTcatcatctttcttccttttttcgtCGTCCCTCTGAACCcattttctccccctcctcctcctcctcctccttttcccccctccctccctcctcctccctccccctcctcctccttcttcctccttccttctcctcctccttctcctccccctccttcccctccttgccttccctccccctcctcctccttgtttTAGCATCAGTGATTCCAGTTTTCCCAGCTCAGGACCTCAGAATCAGTCTGGTTTGCCTCTGCCTCAGTCAGTCATCAAGACTGTGTGTTTTACCTGTCTCTTTCCTCTATGCTCTTCCCTCCATACCCAAAGCCCCTTCAAAATCAGGCCCTTGAGACTGCCCACCCTGGCCAGTAACTAGATCTTTCTGGTACCTGTTCTTCCTTTGTTAGTCACTCTATTACTCtgtttaaaaacctttaaaatctGGCCGAATTAAATCCAGATTCTTTGTTGGGCATCAGTATCCTTTGCTATATGGCTTCAACTTACCATGCCAGCCTTAAAGTCCCATGTAACAACCCCCAGTGTGCCATCTGGCCTGGTCAAACTGGGCTACTTGACATTGTCCAGTAAGCCTTTGCACTGGCTTTTCCCTCTGTCTAGAATGGCTTCCTCTCACCCATACCTGCCAACTTCCTACCATCACCCAGGTCAAATACCACCACCACCTGCTGTGATTTCCCTTGTCAAATGCAGGGTTTCCTTGCCCTGACCATGCCCAGCAGTTCATCTGTCCCTTTTTAATTgtgtttcttccattttataCCTACTGTTCTAATTGCAGCCATGTACCACTTAACaacaatggggatatgttctgagaaatgtgtgattaggcaattttgtcatgtGAACATTATACTTAcacaacaggctataccatactAATAGTATAGCCTAACACACACCTAGGCTGTGTGGGATAGCCTGTTACTCCTAGGCTTCAatcctatacagcatgttactatactgaatactctAAGCAGTATAACACAATGGTGAGtctttgtgtatctaaacatagaaaaggtacagtacaaatacagtataaaagataaaaatggtagACCTATTTAGGGCAATTACCacgaatggagcttgcaggactggaggtTGTTCTGGTTGATTCAGTGagtgagtggggagggattgtgaaggcctaggacattactgtacactaccgtagtctttactttttactttttttgagacaggatcttgctctgacACCTAGGCTGGACTTCAGTGATGCAaacataactcactgcagccttgacctcctgagatcaagcgattctcccgtctcagcctcctgagtagctggaactacaggcatatgccatcacacgtggctaattttttattttttgtagagatgtggtctcactttgttgtccaggctggtctcaaactcctgggctcaagtgatcctccctcctcagcctcctaaactgctggaattacaggcattacTGTAGACTTTGTATagcttacaaaaatattttctttatccttattctataagcttttatatatattatatatatataacttatttattgattttttttacttgttaaacttttttgttaaaaagtaagacacagacacacacattagccAAGGCCTctacagggtcaggatcatcagtgtcagaatcatcaatatcacgatatcttccacctccacatcttgtcccacttgCAGGCTTCCAGGGGCGAAAACAGGCATAGAGCCGTCCTCTCCTATGATAACAacgccttcttctggaatacctcttGAAGGACCTGCCAGAGGCGTAGATttatttacaccagcatcaccagaaACACATGAGAATGCTTTatgtcatgtctttttttttttttctttttttttgagacagagtctggctctgttgcccaggctggagtgcagtggccggatctcagctcactgcaagctccgcctcccgggtttacgccattctcctggctcagcctcccaagtagctgggactacaggtgcccgccatgtcacccagttagttttttgtattttttagtagagatggggtttcactgggttagccaggatgggcttgatttcctgacctcgtgatccacccgtctcatcctcccaaattgctgggattacaggcttgagccaccacgcccggcctactatGTCATGTCTTTAAAACAGCTACAACAatatcactaggtgataggaagtTTTCCactccattataattttatggagGTCATTATGCGTGGTGCATGGCTGTATTTGTGTGCACGTCTCACCCTCTCTTAGGAGCACAAGGAGCcttctctctttattcttttgtcccttatagcacttagcacagtacctTGCATTTTACCATcagtaataacaaaaacaacaatatatTTAGCCCAGTGTTCActgcaaaaaagaacaaaagatcaATCTAAAGATGTGATTTTAATTAATACATAGGTGTGGGAAATGCTACTGCCTGTGTCTTACATGATGTTATCTACGTCATTGGTGGCCACTGTGGCTACAGAGGAAGCTGCACCTATGACAAGGTTCAGAGCTACAATTCCGACATCAACGAATGGAGCCTCATCACCTCCAGTCCACATCCAGGTAACAGAAATACTATCTCAAATAGTATATGTTGTGATGCAGTTTATCAGCATATACGATGGCTAAAAATGGGCTGGAAATAGAAAATGCTGATTTTATTACAGACTATACATGGGCAGAATTAAAAGTCTCAGAATATTCATATATATCCGCCCAACAATAATCACAATGAGATTCTGATTGGGTCACATCTACAAATATTTTCCCtgatgtcttaattttttttttttttttttttgagacggagtcttgctctgtcgcccaggcggagtgcagtggcgcgatctcggctcactgcaagctccgccgcctcctgggttcacgccattctcctgcctcagcctccctagaagctgggactacaggcgcccaccaccacgcctggctaatttttttgtatttttagtagagatggggtttcaccatgttcgccaggatggtcttgatctcctgacctcgtgattcgcccgcctcagcctcccaaagtactgggattacaggcgtgagccaccacgcccggcctccctgATATCTTTATACAGTGCACATTATAAGTCTATGTGGTCAAAAATGTTagcatctttaaaaattttttccacTTAATTCTTTTTCGTGTTTTCCTTTCTGTGCCATCTTTCATTTACAACATGAATTATATAAAACACAATGTTCATAAGTAGCTGAAAAGCACCATTCTATCAAATAGTCAGAAAGGGTACCCAGTGATTGAAGTTCAGCTAGAGATTGTTTCCTGTTTTAGAAGCATATTCTTTCTAGGTTTCACTTACTATTAAGCACTCACTCCTACAATGTGCAGAGC
This region of Theropithecus gelada isolate Dixy chromosome 12, Tgel_1.0, whole genome shotgun sequence genomic DNA includes:
- the LOC112636623 gene encoding kelch-like protein 23: MALKGQDDYIYLFKDSTHPVDFLDAFRTFYLDGLFTDITLQCPSGIIFHCHRAVLAACSNYFKAMFTADMKEKFKNKIKLSGIHHDILEGLVNYAYTSQIEITKRNVQSLLEAADLLQFLSVKKACERFLVRHLDIDNCIGMHSFAEFHVCPELEKESRRILCSKFKEVWQQEEFLEISLEKFLFILSRKNLSVWKEEAIIEPVIKWTAHDVENRIECLYNLLSYINIDIDPVYLKTALGLQRSCLLTENKIRSLIYNALNPMHKEISQRSTATMYIIGGYYWHPLSEVHIWDPLTNVWIQGAEIPDYTRESYGVTCLGPNIYVTGGYRTDNIEALDTVWIYNSESDEWTEGLPMLNARYYHCAVTLGGCVYALGGYRKGAPAEEAEFYDPLKEKWIPIANMIKGVGNATACVLHDVIYVIGGHCGYRGSCTYDKVQSYNSDINEWSLITSSPHPEYGLCSVPFENKLYLVGGQTTITECYDPEQNEWREIAPMMERRMECGAVIMNGCIYVTGGYSYSKGTYLQSIEKYDPDLNKWEIVGNLPSAMRSHGCVCVYNV